A window of the Arachis duranensis cultivar V14167 chromosome 5, aradu.V14167.gnm2.J7QH, whole genome shotgun sequence genome harbors these coding sequences:
- the LOC107490599 gene encoding mitogen-activated protein kinase kinase 9 yields MALVRHRRHLNLRLPLPEPSERCPRFPLSQTTNAAKSFSASSGDVIFPGDIEKLEVLGHGNGGTVYKVRHKRTSAIYALKVVQSSSDATTRRRIRTETEIHSRAADSPYVVRYHGSFESPLSGDVAILMEYMDSGTLETLLKTRGTFDEASLAKVARDVLNGLNYLHARNIVHRDIKPANLLVNNKNEVKIGDFGVSKLMCRTLDPCKSYVGTCAYMSPERFDPDAYGGNYNGYAADIWSLGLTLLELYMGHFPLLQEGQRPDWATLMWAICFGERPSLPEGVSTEFRDFVECCLKKDSSQRWTAPQLLTHPFLSRNNPEP; encoded by the coding sequence ATGGCCCTCGTCCGTCACCGCCGCCATCTTAATCTCCGCCTCCCCCTTCCAGAACCTTCTGAACGCTGTCCACGCTTTCCTCTCTCGCAAACCACAAACGCCGCCAAATCCTTCTCCGCCTCCTCCGGTGACGTTATCTTCCCCGGCGACATCGAGAAACTTGAAGTTCTCGGTCACGGCAACGGCGGCACAGTCTACAAAGTCCGCCATAAGCGAACCTCAGCGATCTACGCTCTCAAAGTCGTGCAATCCAGCTCCGACGCCACAACGCGCCGCCGCATCAGAACAGAAACCGAGATCCACAGCCGCGCCGCCGACTCACCGTACGTCGTTCGCTACCATGGCTCCTTCGAGAGCCCACTCTCCGGCGACGTCGCCATCCTCATGGAGTACATGGACTCCGGCACGCTAGAAACTCTCTTGAAAACAAGAGGCACGTTTGACGAAGCCTCTCTGGCGAAAGTGGCGCGTGACGTTCTTAACGGTCTTAACTACCTCCACGCGCGCAACATCGTGCACCGTGACATAAAGCCCGCGAACCTCCTCGTGAATAACAAGAATGAGGTAAAGATTGGTGATTTTGGGGTAAGTAAGCTCATGTGCCGCACCCTTGACCCGTGCAAATCCTACGTCGGCACGTGCGCCTATATGAGCCCGGAGCGGTTCGACCCGGATGCATATGGCGGGAACTATAATGGATATGCCGCAGATATATGGAGCCTGGGTCTGACCCTTCTGGAACTTTACATGGGTCATTTCCCGTTGCTCCAAGAGGGTCAGAGGCCTGATTGGGCTACCCTAATGTGGGCAATTTGTTTTGGGGAGCGGCCGAGTTTGCCTGAAGGCGTCTCGACCGAGTTCCGGGACTTTGTTGAGTGTTGCCTCAAGAAGGACTCTAGTCAGAGATGGACGGCTCCTCAGCTCTTGACCCACCCCTTTCTTTCTAGGAATAACCCCGAACCTTAG